In Porites lutea chromosome 1, jaPorLute2.1, whole genome shotgun sequence, a single genomic region encodes these proteins:
- the LOC140943188 gene encoding calmodulin-binding transcription activator 1-like, with the protein MTAEHEFRQQPKPSEIALPDKLAKIKKADDFPAIKYKWNTNEEVLSLLTSLSNHDAWVTREVADRPQNGSMFLFDRSKVKHYRKDGYTWKKRRSGNTIREDHTRLKVEGIECLSVIYTHSALVPTFHRRCYWLLQNPQIVLVHYLNLVEECSKPITVSVYMSPDSHDDISQQLKAIYSGVSQDVKPEVTVSEESPPASPSSSEEGDTLSTKGKQQQKRNKAIYKISISPNKSLQAVPQNDKLSLKVMKVTRNEQGRLTVTGHREGSPSLDEDNSSYEGNDSWRINERGQSMCQSVVTSASTRDNHVFATCAQNFFNQQSPRDVSILSAVPMVTNPPVSALSCPVQNTVSTTTVTTASNSQFSQQNHASNAISINPLSRETSSNSGIQWNSVFVHPRVADLSSSPSSDYGSYMSDAGTRLSFSGSDSLSGGLSAQSFPDSDQAMFDGPFRLPLPVTRDCPLNFADSAKSDQGLSQGMCWLGDCSPGASQSSGNDVPVDTTDFSPLELLGFDDMFDCNLSNVIPECLNSPPKQSENVAATSVGENLHPTYSTASNTSTQSSSLTLNSFSTESLVSQPPGFHGTTSGLTSTTSYVFVKPVSPVRNTVVTSCFVSVSNNMPSSSSGVSVSRASTHSLAGGQRDSNEVTVPDICMTPVVSQPTSNQVAHGSSAKTNSNHQSLSSDINNNTSRPIDAGETTTFTSSPHPRNHVVPGSARITDFSPEWCYPEGGAKVLITGEWRTEQGVYTCLFDGCSVPAILYQAGVLRCFCPSHDPGLVTLQVACNGFIVSNACVFEYRARDSPAGSSGCHEWLTTDNDRFKLALLDRLERLESRLNASQTNNSENQSQGNQCMTFEDRLIAACEIFHRSHCPIRNLTKIEKPFRGMTLLHLSAALGYNRLVCTLLKFWRESQSALVRDELNPLRKDEFACTPLTWACALGWTDAALMLLETEPKALLEPDARGRMPLQLARDRGFLDVVDIIEDSVTSFPNRNIFLGVGHDSDVTSSPMASSCESSPQSSALAPQSRILLAPPVHTTMEERAGSPMFVDEDEMEPQFSKKPGNTLAKTLVHIHSMISEAEQEAELGHRIPGHLSPLHENTELVTGSWSSAMRLRTFSSASSQSSPLTPCSSKSSLSPGSPGFLNSPHSSPVGPDTTEFQEFIYSSRKLLERDLSDLTLTDREQWELYEAAKIIQNAYRNYKTRRHQQEQEIEAAILIQHHYRRYKEYIAFKKMTRAALIIQNQYRTHREHERFKKSRRAAAIIQNTFRSYRERRRSTQRRREQRLSKRQEARYIQKASNRSKDNS; encoded by the exons ATGACAGCGGAACACGAATTTAGACAGCAGCCTAAACCTTCTGAGATCGCTTTGCCTGACAAATTAGCGAAAATCAAGAAAGCAGATGACTTCCCGGCCATAAAGTACAAGTGGAACACTAATGAG gaGGTACTTTCCTTGCTAACAAGTTTGAGCAACCATGATGCGTGGGTAACAAGAGAGGTTGCTGACAG GCCACAAAATGGATCTATGTTTCTTTTTGACAGAAGCAAG GTCAAACATTATCGCAAAGATGGCTACACGTGGAAGAAAAGAAGATCAGGAAACACAATCCGAGAAGATCACACACGACTGAAGGTTGAAGGAATTGAG tGTTTGAGTGTAATATACACACATTCAGCTCTGGTGCCTACATTTCATCGCCGCTGCTATTGGCTGCTTCAG AATCCTCAGATTGTGTTGGTGCATTACCTGAACCTAGTTGAAGAATGCAGCAAGCCCATTACAGTGTCAGTATACATGTCACCAGATAGTCATGATGATATTTCACAGCAGCTGAAAGCCATCT ATTCGGGTGTTTCTCAGGATGTCAAGCCTGAAGTCACG GTTTCCGAGGAGAGCCCCCCTGCCTCACCATCTTCATCAGAGGAGGGCGACACTTTGTCTACCAAAGgcaaacaacaacagaaacgaAACAAGGCCATCTACAAGATCTCCATTTCTCCAAATAAAAGCCTACAAGCCGTGCCACAAAATGATAAATTAAGCCTAAAGGTGATGAAAGTCACTAGAAATGAACAAGGACGCTTAACTGTGACGGGTCATAGGGAGGGGTCACCTTCCTTAGACGAAGACAATTCTTCATATGAAGGCAACGATTCTTGGAGAATAAACGAACGCGGTCAAAGCATGTGCCAGTCAGTAGTTACATCAGCAAGCACACGTGATAATCACGTGTTTGCCACCTGCGCGCAGAATTTCTTTAACCAGCAGTCTCCTAGAGACGTATCCATACTTTCTGCCGTTCCTATGGTAACGAATCCACCAGTGTCGGCTTTATCATGTCCGGTTCAGAATACGGTCAGCACTACAACTGTAACTACGGCATCAAATTCTCAGTTTTCTCAACAAAATCATGCGTCAAACGCGATTTCAATTAATCCGCTCTCGAGAGAGACGTCTTCTAACTCTGGAATTCAGTGGAATTCAGTCTTTGTTCACCCACGTGTGGCGGACTTAAGTAGCAGTCCGTCTAGCGACTATGGCAGTTATATGTCTGATGCCGGCACCCGGCTTAGCTTCTCAGGATCCGACTCTTTGAGCGGTGGACTAAGTGCTCAGAGTTTCCCCGACTCCGACCAAGCTATGTTTGACGGCCCGTTTCGCTTACCTCTTCCGGTAACCCGAGATTGTCCGCTAAATTTCGCTGATTCAGCAAAAAGTGATCAGGGTTTGTCGCAAGGGATGTGTTGGCTGGGTGATTGCAGCCCCGGGGCATCCCAGTCTAGTGGCAATGATGTGCCAGTTGATACGACGGATTTTTCACCTCTTGAGTTGCTCGGTTTTGATGACATGTTTGATTGTAATCTGAGTAACGTGATACCGGAATGCCTTAACTCACCGCCGAAACAAAGCGAAAACGTTGCTGCAACGTCCGTCGGCGAGAATCTCCATCCTACTTATTCCACAGCTTCAAACACATCAACACAATCGTCATCACTCACGCTCAATTCGTTCTCTACAGAAAGTTTAGTCAGTCAACCACCAGGGTTCCACGGCACCACTTCCGGTTTGACATCGACAACTTCGTACGTGTTCGTGAAACCTGTCAGTCCGGTAAGAAACACCGTTGTGACGTCATGTTTTGTCAGCGTTTCCAATAACATGCCCTCGTCATCATCCGGGGTATCGGTTAGTAGGGCTAGCACTCATTCTCTCGCCGGAGGCCAACGGGACAGCAATGAAGTTACTGTGCCCGACATATGTATGACTCCGGTGGTTTCACAGCCTACATCAAACCAAGTTGCTCATGGCTCATCTGCCAAGACAAACTCAAACCATCAGTCCTTATCAAGTGACATAAACAACAACACTTCACGGCCGATTGATGCTGGAGAAACTACGACTTTCACTTCCTCTCCGCATCCAAGAAATCATGTCGTACCAGGCTCTGCGCGCATTACGGATTTTTCACCCGAGTGGTGTTATCCCGAGGGAGGAGCTAAAGTGCTCATTACTGGTGAATGGAGGACCGAGCAGGGCGTCTACACGTGTTTATTTGACGGTTGTAGCGTGCCTGCGATCTTGTACCAAGCAGGCGTTTTGAGATGCTTTTGTCCGTCACATGACCCAGGCCTAGTCACTCTTCAGGTGGCTTGTAATGGGTTTATCGTTAGCAACGCATGCGTGTTTGAATACCGTGCACGTGATTCGCCGGCGGGCAGCTCCGGCTGTCACGAGTGGCTTACCACTGATAACGACCGGTTTAAACTTGCTTTACTGGATCGCTTGGAGAGACTGGAGTCTAGACTCAATGCAAGCCAGACAAACAATTCCGAAAATCAATCTCAAGGAAATCAGTGCATGACATTCGAAGATCGCCTCATCGCTGCTTGCGAGATTTTTCATCGCTCCCATTGCCCCATTAGAAATCTAACAAAGATCGAGAAGCCATTTCGAGGCATGACACTGCTTCATTTGTCCGCTGCCCTTGGTTATAACAGACTCGTTTGTACGCTTCTCAAGTTTTGGCGTGAAAGCCAAAGCGCGCTAGTCAGAGACGAATTAAACCCTCTCAGAAAGGACGAGTTTGCGTGTACGCCTCTAACATGGGCATGCGCACTGGGATGGACAGACGCGGCACTCATGTTGTTAGAGACAGAGCCCAAGGCGTTACTGGAGCCTGATGCTCGCGGGCGTATGCCACTGCAGCTGGCAAGAGATCGAGGTTTCCTGGATGTAGTGGACATTATTGAGGATTCTGTCACATCTTTTCCAAACAG GAACATTTTTCTCGGTGTGGGCCATGATTCAGACGTCACCTCATCACCAATGGCCTCATCTTGCGAGAGCTCTCCTCAATCTTCCGCCTTGGCCCCTCAATCTCGTATCCTTTTGGCACCTCCTGTGCACACCACCATGGAGGAGCGAGCGGGCTCACCGATGTTTGTTGATGAAGATGAGATGGAACCACAGTTTTCAAAAAAGCCAGGAAACACTTTGGCAAAAACTTTAGTACATATTCACTCCATGATTAGCGAAGCCGAACAAGAAGCCGAACTCGGTCATCGTATACCCGGGCATTTATCACCACTTCACGAAAATACCGAACTTGTTACTGGTTcttggagctccgctatgagaCTGCGCACTTTCAGTTCGGCTTCTTCCCAGTCCTCTCCTCTGACGCCTTGCTCTTCCAAATCTTCACTCTCTCCAGGCTCTCCCGGCTTTCTAAACTCTCCCCATTCTTCACCCGTCGGACCGGACACAACAGAATTCCAGGAGTTTATTTACAGTTCTCGTAAACTTCTGGAAAGGGATTTGTCTGATCTCACGCTAACAGATCGTGAGCAGTGGGAACTATATGAAGCTGCAAAGATAATTCAAAATGCTTACAGGAACTACAAG ACAAGACGTCATCAACAGGAACAAGAAATAGAGGCGGCTATCTTGATTCAACATCATTATCGAAGATATAAAGAG tatatcGCGTTCAAAAAGATGACACGAGCAGCCCTAATCATCCAAAACCAATATCGCACTCACCGTGAGCACGAGAGGTTCAAGAAAAGCAGACGAGCGGCAGCCATCATTCAAAACACATTCAGAAGTTACCGGGAACGACGTCGGTCCACGCAGAGGCGGAGGGAACAGAGACTCAGCAAGCGACAGGAGGCGCGATACATACAAAAGGCATCCAACAG ATCGAAGGACAACTCCTAA